The following DNA comes from Flavisolibacter ginsenosidimutans.
CGTGTATGGTAACAATGATGTTTTTACACCAGCCGGCCAGGGCTTCGTCAATGGAGTTATCCACCACTTCGTAAACGAGGTGGTGCAAACCCTTTACGCCAATGTCGCCAATGTACATTGCGGGGCGTTTGCGAACTGCTTCTAATCCTTCTAAAACCTGGATGGAATCTGCGCCGTATGCCGGGCTGATTGCGGGTGCCGGAACCGTTGTTACTGCATCTAAAATATCGCTCATTTTGTCGCTAAAATTTACACACCAAAACCGGTGCTGATCAATTCGGGCAAATATACCGAATTAAGCCGTGTAAACGGCCTTTGAGAAGGTTAAAAAGCCGTGAGACAACAGACGTGAAACGTGAGGCAGGAGAGGCTGAAACGTCAAAGGTGAGGCGTGAAACTGTAGGGCGTTTTCAATCGGAAAGACTGCACGGTTTCACGTCTGTCGTCTCACGTTTTACAACCTTTGGTGGCCGTGCAAACAAAGGCCTGCATGGGCAGTTGCAGGTTGGTGGTTCCGTAGCGTTTTTGTAGCTCGTCGCGCAGTCGTTTTTTAATGGGTTCTTTGTCGGCGTTCCGCTCCGAAAGAAAGACGTTGAGCGGTGTGCCGCCAAGGATGCCGTTGACGCATTCATCGGCCGTTGCGGCCGTACTAACAAGACGAACGGTATCAATGGAAATTTGGCCAAATCCTGCGTCTTGTAACAGTTGAGTGATCAGGGCTGTGTCGTAAAATCCGTGCGGGCCTTTTTCCATAAAACTCCCGGAGCCGTCGGGAAAAAATTCTTTCAAGACGGCATGAGATACATCGGCCAGCGCATTTTCTTCAATGCGGTCCCAGGTATTGAAAAAAAACATTCCGGCGCTTTTTAAAACACGGAATGCTTCGCCAAATGCCTTTGGCTTGTCGGGGAAAAACATGACGCCGAATTGACAAACAACCAAGTCAAATTCTTCATCATTGAACGGCAAATTCTGCGCATCGGCTATCTTCCATTCAACGCGGGGATTTTTTATTTTTTCGCGACTTACAGTCAGCATGGCTTCGTTCAGATCCGTTGCAACCAATTTGCCCTCCGCCGACAACTTTGGCAGCAAATGTTTTGTAACGCGGCCCGTGCCGCAGGCAATTTCGAGGATGCTTTGGTAATGGTTATTCTGAAGCCGGCTTGCAAGGTTAATCGCATACGGTTCGAAAAACAAAGGGCCTAAATAGGTGTCGTAATTGTGCGGCACGTGACCGGTGAAAGCAACAGGTGAGGCCATAAAAAAATTTTGTGAAGATTAAGAGGCTTTGTATTGACAAGATAGGAAGTTGCCGCCGTTTTACTCACTCCGCAATACCAATTGCTGCCTGGCTGCTTTTCGTGCCGGGATGTAAGCCGCAATGAGCGAAATGACCAGCACTGTTGTGCCCACCAGCAAAAAATCCCAGGGATTAATTTTTACCGGAAAATAACTGATCAAAAAAGAATCACCCTGCAGGGGAACAAGGTGAAATTTTAATTGCGCCCAGGCAATAAGCAAGGCCAATAACATGCCGCCGCCGCCGCCGATGGTGGCCAGCAACAAGCCTTCGCTCAAAAATATTCTTTTGATAAAATTCCGGCTGGCGCCGATGGCGTGCAACACGCCGATGTCTTCGCGTTTTTCCAGTACAAGCATTGTTAAGGCACCAATCATGTTGAAAGCTGCAACAACAAGTATCAGCGAAAGAATGGCGTAGATCACCCACTTCTCCATTTGCATGATGGAGTACAAACTTTTGTTTTGCTCGTAGCGTGTTTGCACCATGTAATCCTTGCCCAACAATCGCTGCAAGCGTACCTGAACGGTCTTTGCATCATCGGGATTGTTCACGGCAATTTCGGCTGCGCCGTAGGCGTCGGGCGGCATGTTGAGCATTGTTTTTACAAAGCCCAAGTTGGTAAGCACATACTTGTTGTCAAAGTCCTGCTGAATGAGAAAGGAGCCCGACGTGTTTACGGTGTCGGTTGCCAGCGATTTCAACGGGTCGGATAAATCCACCTCGCCTTTGCGCGGCAAATAAACGGTCAACGGAAAAATATTGCGGTCGGCTTGCACGGCTACCGCGTTTTCGATACCGTAGCCCAAAACAAGCAAAGGCTTGTCGCTTGTGCCCGTGTTAAACTCACCGTTTACGATGTGTTCCGCAACCGTTGTGACCTGCTTGTAGGCACTGTCCACGCCTTTTAGCGTAATCATGGATTGTGCTTCGCCGTTTTTTAAAAACGCTCTTTCCTCTACCACCAACGAAAGGGCTTTTACGCCTTTTACCGAACGAAGGGTTTGCAATTGCTCTGCTGTTAAGCTAAGGTTCTTGCCCGAAGCCGGAACGATTTTTACATCGGGATAAAACGAAGAATAAAGGCCTTTTACCAAATCTTCAAAACCGTTGAACACGCTCAATACAAGAATGAGCGCCGCAGTGCCAAACAACATGGCCACGATGCTAATCCACGAAATAACGTTAATGGCGTTGGTGGTTTTTTTTGCTTTGAAGTAGCGCCAGGCGAAGAGGGAGTGCATGTTTGGTTGATTGGTTGATTCGTTGATTGGTTTATTGGTTAGGACCGGTTCTTACAAATCAACCAGTCAACCATTCAACTTTCCTCGTCTTTCTTCTCCTCCTTCTTGATCTTGTCAAACAATTCTTCCATCTTGAACACCTGGTCAAGCGTGTCATCGAGAAAAAACTTTATCTCGGGAATGCGGCGCAACTGGTGCTTCACGTGTGCGGCCAGTTCTTTTTTAATTTCCCAGTGGCGGTCTTCAATTTTTTTGAGGATTTCTTTTTTATCCGTTGCGTTGAAGATGCTCAAATAAATGCGGGCTTCTAGCAGGTCAGGCGTAATTTTTACCGAGGACACCGACACCATTCCGCCGTTCACAAAGCTCAATCCAAGGCGTTGAAAAATGGTGTTGATTTCTTCCTGAATCAGTCCGCCTATTTGCTTTTGTCGTTTTCCTTCCTTCATAACAAATCTTTAATTCGGATGCCCGCTCCGGCCCTGGCTTCGGCAGGCGCTGTAAAAGTAGTTACTTTGCCCCTTTCCAAAATTAGGCCGCAGGCCACCGCATGAAGAAGTACGCCAGAGTTTTTAAATACCTAAGCCATTACAAGGGCGAGGCTTTCCTGTACATCCTGTTTATTTTGTTGTCCATTGTTTTTTCGCTGATATCGCTGGGCATGTTGCTGCCTTTTTTAGAAATGATCTTTAACGGGGCAAAGGGCACGGGGCTTTTAAACAATTCCGACAATGCGCTGGTAAATTTTATTCGCCACACGCTAACGGAGAGCATCACAACCCGTGGCAACGTACCTACGCTGGCCCTGATTTGCGTGCTCATTATCGTCTCCATTTTTTTCAAAAATCTTTTTCTCTACCTCGCTTACTACGTTCTCAATCCGTTAAAGAACAACATTGTTAACCGCTTGCGTACGGAGTTATATGAAAAAGTCCTGCACCTGCCCATCGGTTTTTTTACCGAGAAAAGAAAGGGTGACATCATCAGCCGCATTACCAACGACGTGGGCGAAGTGGAAGGCTCCGTGGTGGGAACGCTGGAAGGTTGGGTGCGTGACCCGCTCACGATTTTGTTTACACTCGGAACGTTGTTTGTCATTAGCTACCAGCTTACGCTTTTTGTTTTGGCCTGCATTCCCATCGTTGCTTTCGTCATTGGCCGCATTACACGAAGCCTGAAAAAAGGTTCTTCGGAAATGGCAACTCTGAACGCGGAGTCATTATCTGTTTTGGATGAGACACTCGGTGGCTTGCGTGTGATTAAAGCCTTCAATTCAGAGCCTTTTTTACGCGACCGTTTCTTCGGCATCAACCATCGCCTGGTAACGGTAAAAAACAAATTGGGCTTTCGTCGCGATTTGGCTTCACCGGCTTCGGAGTTGATGGGTGTTGTGATTTTTACGGCTATTCTTTTTTTTGGCGGACAACTGGTGTTGAATTCAACGCTGTCGCTCACGGGTTCTTTGTTTATTGTTTATCTCGGGCTGTTTTACCAGTTGATCAACCCAACAAAAACCTTGTCGGGTTCTTTTTCCAACATGGCACGCGGCACGGCGGCCATTGAACGCATCGAAGAAATTTTGCGCACGCAAAGCGCCATTGATGACAACCCGAACGGGAAAAAACTGGATGCTTTTGAAGATTGCATCGAACTGCGCAACGTGAACTTTTCTTACGACGGCGTACCCATTTTAAAGAACATCAACCTAAAAGTGCCGAAGGGAAAAACAGTGGCGCTGGTGGGTTCGTCGGGTGCGGGAAAAAGCACACTGGCCGATTTGGTTCCCCGTTTTCACGACGTGAGCGGTGGCGAACTGTTGGTGGACGGCGTAAACATCAAAGACTACTCGCTGCGGTCTGTTCGTGAGCAAATCAGCATTGTAACGCAGGAGCCAATTTTGTTTAACGACAGCATCGAGAACAACATTCGCCTGGGCAAACAGGAAGCCTCGCAAAGCGAGATTGAAGACGCTTCAAAAGTGGCCAATGCGTACAACTTCATTACGAAAAAAGAAGCGGGGTTTAATACCAACATCGGCGACCGTGGTACAAAGCTTAGCGGCGGCGAACGCCAGCGTTTAACAATTGCAAGGGCGATTGTAAAAAATCCGCCGATACTGATTTTGGATGAAGCCACATCTTCTCTTGATACCGAAAGCGAACGCCTGGTGCAGGATGCTATTAACAACATGATGCAAAACCGCACGTCCATTGTAATTGCGCACCGCCTTTCCACCATTCGTCATGCCGATGAAATTATTGTGTTGCAAAAAGGAGAAATTGTAGAGAGAGGAACGCACGAAGAATTGTTGCAGAAGCAAGGTTATTATTATCGTTTGGTGCAGATGCAGGAGGTGAAGTGAGACTTGTGCTTTTGAAGAATTTAATTTGCAACAAAATCCGGTAGTGCTGTAGGAACAACAGTTGGTGCCGTTTTGATATAATCGAGAATATCTTCAATCTGTTTGTCGGTTAATTGTGAAAATGAAGGCATGACTTGTCCATTGAATGTTGCGGCCAACTCTCTTGTGTAAGCAAGTTTAGGAATCATTGCTGCAGGGTTACGTACCCATTTGACCAAGTTTTTTCTTTCTATCCACGGGCCGCGTTCATTGATGCCTCGTAACGCAGGTCCCGTCATTACTTTGTCTAATGCATGACAAGTTGCACAGTTTTCATAAAACAAACTTTTCCTTTCTGCATTTATTGCGAAACTTGGTTTAGCGGGTGTATCAACGTTTATAACTGTTGGTTCTTTAGCAATAATTTCTGTTGAAGAAAGTTTGTCAACAACAAAATATACCAATACTAAAAGCAGCAGCAATAGAAAAGCACTTACCAAATATTTTATCTGGCTCATGTTCTAAAGTTAGACGACGATGCGGCTTTAAATGTTGAAAAGCTTTTAGTGTTTTGCAAGAATATTTTCAACGAAAAGAGTTTGGACAAAGGAGGCATGAAATTTTAATCACTTCTGCCGCAACAATTTTTTATGAACGCAGCCGCCAAACAAAAACACCATCAATTCGTCATTCAATACGTGCAGCCAGCCTTGCTGGGTTTAATGGACGGTTCAGTTTCCACGCTTGCGCCGCTGTTTGCCGCAGCGGGTCTTACTCACCAACCGCTGCAAACGTTTTACGTTGGCTTGGCTGCATCGCTTGGCGCGGCCATTTCAATGGGACTTGCTGAGGCTTTGTCGGATGACGGAACCATAACGGGGAGGGGCAATCCATGGATGCGCGGACTCATTACCGGTGTGGCTACAGGCTTAGGCGGCATGTTGCACACCTTGCCATTCCTCTTCGCCAATATTAAAACCGCTTTGCACCTTGCTTATGCCGTTGTCATCATTGAACTGCTGACCATTGCGGTCATTCGCTTTCGTTATATGAAAACGCCTTTGGCCAAAACAGTTGTACAAGTTGTGCTTGGCGGAATGATTGTCTTTGCCGTGGGTGTGTGGCTGGGAATGTCGTAAGGTTACCGCAACACTTCTCTGCTAATCACCAGCTTTTGTATCTCGCTTGTTCCTTCACCGATTGTACACAGTTTGCTGTCGCGGTAAAACTTTTCTACGGGAAAATCTTTGGTGTAACCGTAGCCGCCAAAAATTTGCACGGCATCGTTGGAAACCTTCACGGCCGTTTCGCTGGCATAGTATTTCGCCATGGCCGCCACTTTGGTTACGGTCTCTTTGCGCTCTTTTAAATCGCAGGCTTGCAGCGTTAGTAAATCAGCGGCTTCAATTTCAGTCGCCATATCCGCAAGCTTAAACGAGATGCCCTGGAACGAAGCAATGGGTTTGTCAAACTGGTACCGCTCCTGTGCGTATTGCAGCGCCGCTTCGTAAGCGCCTTTGGCAATGCCGAGTGAAAGCGAAGCTATGGAGATGCGCCCGCCGTCCAATACTTTCATGGCTTGCTTGAAACCATCGCCTACTTCACCCAACCTGTTTGCATCAGGCACCACGCAAGCCTCAAAAATCATTTCGGCGGTTTCGGAAGCACGCATGCCTAATTTATTTTCCTTCTTGCCGCCGCTGAATCCCGGCGTTCCTCTTTCTACCACAAAGGCGGTTGCGTTGTCTTTTGTACGCGGTTCGCCGGTGCGGCAAACCACAACTGCCACGTCGCCGCTCTTGCCGTGTGTGATCCAGTTTTTGGTGCCGTTGATGATCCAGTTATCGCCGTCTTTGGTGGCGGTACATTTCATGTTACCCGCATCAGATCCGGTGTTTGGCTCGGTCAATCCCCAGGCGCCGAGCCATTCGGCAGTAGCCAGCTTTGGCAACCAGCGCTGTTTTTGTTCTTCATTGCCAAACAATAAAATATGTCCTGTGCAAAGCGAGTTGTGTGCGGCCACGCTCAAACCAATGGAGCCATCAACCTTTGCAATTTCTTCGATGACGGCCTTGTATTCAAAATAGGAAAGACCGGCGCCGCCGTATTGTTCAGGCACCAGCACGCCCATCATTCCAAGCTGTCCGAGGCCTTTAAAAATGTGCAGCGGAAATTCCTGGCTTTCGTCCCACTGCATAACGTAGGGCTTGATGTTTTGCAGGGCAAAGTCGCGGGCCGTTTGCGCTACTTGCGTGGTGATTTCGGAGGTTTCAAAGTTCATGGTAGCAAATCGTTTAGCGGGCGAAGATAATTGTCTGAACCGGGATTTTGGGGTTGTTGGGAGGGACAAGATGAAAAGAGAAATTTTCCGTGAGAATTTGTTGATGCAAACCACTAATCTCATAAATCCAAAACATCCGGGTCATCCTGGTTCAGGCATTCAATACAAGACCATCATAAGCAAGATGAATACCTTGCGGCAAGGCTCTTTCAATTTCTTCATACCGTCCAAGTTGGTGTGAGATGTGCGTGAAATAAGCTTCAGGAATTTGCAGCTCCTGCACCAGTGCGATAGCTTCTTGCAGATTGTAATGCGAGATGTGGGCCTCTTTCCGCAGCGCATTCACCACCAGAATTTTGCTGCCCCAGATTTTTTCTTTTTCGCTTTCATCAATGCGGTTCGCATCGGTGATGTAGGTAAAGTTGCCAAAACGAAAACCGTACACGGGCATTTTTAAATGCCACACTTGAATTGGAATGATGGGAATGTCGCCGATGGAAAAAGGATCAAGTGTGATTTCGTTTAACTCCAGCTCGGGCACGCCGGGATATTTTTTGTCGGCAAAGGCATAAGCAAAATCACGAATGACGCCTTCGAGGGTCATGCTGTTGCCGTAAAGCTGCATGGGCTTGTGCTGAAAGAAATTAAAGGCTCTTACGTCGTCCAATCCGGCAATGTGATCTTTGTGCGGATGGGTGAACAAGACCGCGTCTAACTTTTTTGCGCCGATGCGCAGCATCTGGTAACGAAAATCCGGCGTGGTGTCAACAACAACAGTTGTAGTAGGCGATTCAACCAAAATGCTCGAGCGGAGGCGGTTGTCTTTTTTATCGGGTGAGGTACACACGTAACATCCGCAGGCAATCATGGGAACGCCGCTGCTGGTGCCGGTGCCGAGGAAAGTTATTTTGAGAGGAGGGTTCACGTGGGGAAGTTAATAAGTTAATGGGTTAATAAGTTACCAAGTGGGCGGCTATATACTAACGTAGTAACGTATTAACTTATTAACTCTGTTCTCCCTTCGCCGCGTGCCGTCCCATGATGTCGTCGAACCATTTTTTGCTTTCGGGGGTTAGCGACTCGGCGTCAATCTTTAATTGCGGCACCAAATCAATCAGCGTGTTGATGCGGCCTTCGAGTTGAAGAAATTTGTTCAGCACAACGACTTTTCTGTCTTCCAAAATGCAAAAGCCGCTTTGAAAAGAACCGCGTTCATAACGAACGATGTAGCCGCTCTCTTCAATCATCTTGTCTATTTTATCAAGTGTTGTTTGCGTGTATTTCATCAGAAATGAAAAATGTAAAATCCAAAATTTAAAATGCAAAAGTAGAAAGTCGTGTTTTACATTTTTCATTCTACATTTTACATTTTGTGTTTACCTGCTCACCATCTGTATCACCGGCACAATCATTTCTTCCAAACTAACGCCGCCGTGCTGAAACGTGTTGCGGTAATAATTGACGTAATGATTGTAGTTGTTCGGGTAGCAAAGGAACACATCCTCACCGCCAAAGATGTACGATGAATTAATGGTGGGCGAAGGCAGTCCGATGTCTTTGGGTTCGCGAAAGGCCAACACTTCCTTGGGATCATAGTTCAGATTGCGGCCGTGCTTGTAGCGAAGGTTGGTGGTGGTTTGTTTGTCGCCAATCACTTTCACCGGTGTTTTTACCCGAACGCTTCCGTGGTCGGTGGCCAAGACAATTTTTACATTTTTATCCGCAATCTTTTTCAAGGCCTGGTGCAGCGGCGAATGCTCAAACCAACTGGCCGTGATGCTGCGGTAGCTCACTTCGTCACCGGCCAATTCTTTCAACACTTCCATCTCTGTACGGGCATGAGAAAGCATGTCCACAAAGTTGTAAACGATCACGTTCAAATCATTGTTCAGAAGATTGTGCACGTTGTTTACCAAATCCAAACCGGCTTGATTGTTCAAAACTTTTGTGTACGACGTGCGGAGCGAGGTTTCGCCCATTGACTTTAATTGAGCCTTAAAAAATTCTTCCTCAAACATGTTTTTTCCGCCTTCTTCGTCGTCGTTTTTCCATTGTTGCGGAAAACGTTTTTCAATTTCAATCGGCATCAATCCGGAGAAGATGGCGTTGCGGGCATAATGCGTAGCCGTGGGCAAAATGCTGTAAAACGTGTCTTCTTCCACTAGGCGAAAGCTTTCCAGAAAGATGGGCATGATGGTACGCCACTGATCAAAGCGAAGGTTGTCAATCAACACAAAAAAAGTGGGTGTGCCTTTTTCAACAGCCGGCATCAATTTGTCTTTTATCAACGTGTGCGAAAGCACCGGACGGTCCTTTACACCCGGCTTTAACCACGATGCGTAATGGCGCGAAATGTATTTGAAAAATTCGGTGTTGGCTTCGTTCTTCTGGCTTTGAAAAACCTCCCGCATTTCGGGGCTGTCGCTGCGTTGCAGGCTCAGTTCCCAATGCACCAGTTCTTTGTAAATGCCCATCCATTCGTTGTAGTTCGGATTGGAATTTAAAGCCATGAACAAATTGCGAAACTGTTGCTGGTAAGCCGTGGTTGTTTTCTCTGCCACAAGCCTTCTGTTGTCAATGATTTTTTTGAGCGAAAGCCAAACCTGGTTTGGGTTTACGGGCTTTATAAGATAATCGGAAATCTGGCTTCCGATGGCTTCGTCCATCAGGTTTTCGGTTTCGTTTTTGGTGATGAGCACCACGGGTATTTGGGCGTTCACTTCTTTGATCTTCGCCAGGGTTTCAAGGCCGGTTATACCAGGCATGCTTTCGTCAATCAGCACCACGTCCACCACGTTTTCCTTCACGTAATCAATGGCGTCAAAGCCGTTTGTCAGCGTTTGCACGTCGTAGCCTTTGTTCACCAAAAATTTTTTTTGCGATTGCAGGCTTTCTATTTCGTCATCTACCCAAAGGATTTTTGCTAAGCTCATTCGATTTCAGATTTGCGATTTTAGATTTCAGGTTGCGGCGCCCTGTTAGACTGACTGTAATGCGGTGAAAGGTAACAGAAGAAACGTTCTTCTTTCTCAAAGGGAAAAACAAAAGTAGTTAATCAACTGTTGTTTTATTTTTCAGGAAATTCGCTTCTTTCAAATCTAAATTCGCAATCGAAAATCGTAAATCTGCAATCGAATGGCTTATGTCCGCAAGATCATCAACGACCCCGTTTATGGTTTTATTACCATAGACAATCCGCTCATCTTTGAAATCATTTCGCACCCTTATTATCAACGGTTGCGCCGCATTCATCAGATGGCTTTTGCGTCTCTGGTTTATCCCGGCGCCGTACATACCCGACTGCATCATTCACTGGGTGCTTACCACCTGATGGGACTGGCGTTAAACGAGCTGCGCAACAAAGGCGTGGAGATTACACAGGAAGAAGAACTGGGAGCCAAGATTGCCATTCTGCTACACGACATCGGCCACGGGCCTTATTCTCATGCGCTTGAAAGAAAACTCATCAAAGGCGTGCATCACGAGGACATTTCGATGCTTATTCTTGGCTTGCTAAACGAACAATTCAACGGGCAACTGCAAACGGCGATTGAAATTTTCAGCGATGCTCACCCAAAGCCTTTTCTTCATCAACTCGTGTCAGGGCAATTGGACGTGGACCGCATGGATTATTTAACCCGCGACTCTTTTTTTACCGGCGTAGTGGAAGGCGCCATCGGCTATGACCGCATCATAAAAATGTTGACCGTGCACAACGGCGAATTAATGGTGGAAGAAAAGGCCATCTTTACCGTGGAGAAATTTTTAGTTTCCCGCCGGCTGATGTACTGGCAAGTCTATCTGCATAAAACGGTGATGGCGGCCGAAAAAATGCTGGTGCGCATCATTGAACGGGCCAACGAACTGCTTGCAAACGGCATTGAATTGTCGATGGCTTCGTCCAACCTTGCCTTCTTTTTGAAGGAACACAAGCCCG
Coding sequences within:
- a CDS encoding class I SAM-dependent methyltransferase; amino-acid sequence: MASPVAFTGHVPHNYDTYLGPLFFEPYAINLASRLQNNHYQSILEIACGTGRVTKHLLPKLSAEGKLVATDLNEAMLTVSREKIKNPRVEWKIADAQNLPFNDEEFDLVVCQFGVMFFPDKPKAFGEAFRVLKSAGMFFFNTWDRIEENALADVSHAVLKEFFPDGSGSFMEKGPHGFYDTALITQLLQDAGFGQISIDTVRLVSTAATADECVNGILGGTPLNVFLSERNADKEPIKKRLRDELQKRYGTTNLQLPMQAFVCTATKGCKT
- a CDS encoding FtsX-like permease family protein, yielding MHSLFAWRYFKAKKTTNAINVISWISIVAMLFGTAALILVLSVFNGFEDLVKGLYSSFYPDVKIVPASGKNLSLTAEQLQTLRSVKGVKALSLVVEERAFLKNGEAQSMITLKGVDSAYKQVTTVAEHIVNGEFNTGTSDKPLLVLGYGIENAVAVQADRNIFPLTVYLPRKGEVDLSDPLKSLATDTVNTSGSFLIQQDFDNKYVLTNLGFVKTMLNMPPDAYGAAEIAVNNPDDAKTVQVRLQRLLGKDYMVQTRYEQNKSLYSIMQMEKWVIYAILSLILVVAAFNMIGALTMLVLEKREDIGVLHAIGASRNFIKRIFLSEGLLLATIGGGGGMLLALLIAWAQLKFHLVPLQGDSFLISYFPVKINPWDFLLVGTTVLVISLIAAYIPARKAARQQLVLRSE
- the rbfA gene encoding 30S ribosome-binding factor RbfA; this translates as MKEGKRQKQIGGLIQEEINTIFQRLGLSFVNGGMVSVSSVKITPDLLEARIYLSIFNATDKKEILKKIEDRHWEIKKELAAHVKHQLRRIPEIKFFLDDTLDQVFKMEELFDKIKKEEKKDEES
- a CDS encoding ABC transporter ATP-binding protein is translated as MKKYARVFKYLSHYKGEAFLYILFILLSIVFSLISLGMLLPFLEMIFNGAKGTGLLNNSDNALVNFIRHTLTESITTRGNVPTLALICVLIIVSIFFKNLFLYLAYYVLNPLKNNIVNRLRTELYEKVLHLPIGFFTEKRKGDIISRITNDVGEVEGSVVGTLEGWVRDPLTILFTLGTLFVISYQLTLFVLACIPIVAFVIGRITRSLKKGSSEMATLNAESLSVLDETLGGLRVIKAFNSEPFLRDRFFGINHRLVTVKNKLGFRRDLASPASELMGVVIFTAILFFGGQLVLNSTLSLTGSLFIVYLGLFYQLINPTKTLSGSFSNMARGTAAIERIEEILRTQSAIDDNPNGKKLDAFEDCIELRNVNFSYDGVPILKNINLKVPKGKTVALVGSSGAGKSTLADLVPRFHDVSGGELLVDGVNIKDYSLRSVREQISIVTQEPILFNDSIENNIRLGKQEASQSEIEDASKVANAYNFITKKEAGFNTNIGDRGTKLSGGERQRLTIARAIVKNPPILILDEATSSLDTESERLVQDAINNMMQNRTSIVIAHRLSTIRHADEIIVLQKGEIVERGTHEELLQKQGYYYRLVQMQEVK
- a CDS encoding c-type cytochrome, which codes for MSQIKYLVSAFLLLLLLVLVYFVVDKLSSTEIIAKEPTVINVDTPAKPSFAINAERKSLFYENCATCHALDKVMTGPALRGINERGPWIERKNLVKWVRNPAAMIPKLAYTRELAATFNGQVMPSFSQLTDKQIEDILDYIKTAPTVVPTALPDFVAN
- a CDS encoding VIT1/CCC1 transporter family protein encodes the protein MNAAAKQKHHQFVIQYVQPALLGLMDGSVSTLAPLFAAAGLTHQPLQTFYVGLAASLGAAISMGLAEALSDDGTITGRGNPWMRGLITGVATGLGGMLHTLPFLFANIKTALHLAYAVVIIELLTIAVIRFRYMKTPLAKTVVQVVLGGMIVFAVGVWLGMS
- a CDS encoding acyl-CoA dehydrogenase family protein, whose protein sequence is MNFETSEITTQVAQTARDFALQNIKPYVMQWDESQEFPLHIFKGLGQLGMMGVLVPEQYGGAGLSYFEYKAVIEEIAKVDGSIGLSVAAHNSLCTGHILLFGNEEQKQRWLPKLATAEWLGAWGLTEPNTGSDAGNMKCTATKDGDNWIINGTKNWITHGKSGDVAVVVCRTGEPRTKDNATAFVVERGTPGFSGGKKENKLGMRASETAEMIFEACVVPDANRLGEVGDGFKQAMKVLDGGRISIASLSLGIAKGAYEAALQYAQERYQFDKPIASFQGISFKLADMATEIEAADLLTLQACDLKERKETVTKVAAMAKYYASETAVKVSNDAVQIFGGYGYTKDFPVEKFYRDSKLCTIGEGTSEIQKLVISREVLR
- a CDS encoding MBL fold metallo-hydrolase, whose translation is MNPPLKITFLGTGTSSGVPMIACGCYVCTSPDKKDNRLRSSILVESPTTTVVVDTTPDFRYQMLRIGAKKLDAVLFTHPHKDHIAGLDDVRAFNFFQHKPMQLYGNSMTLEGVIRDFAYAFADKKYPGVPELELNEITLDPFSIGDIPIIPIQVWHLKMPVYGFRFGNFTYITDANRIDESEKEKIWGSKILVVNALRKEAHISHYNLQEAIALVQELQIPEAYFTHISHQLGRYEEIERALPQGIHLAYDGLVLNA
- the porX gene encoding T9SS response regulator signal transducer PorX, with protein sequence MSLAKILWVDDEIESLQSQKKFLVNKGYDVQTLTNGFDAIDYVKENVVDVVLIDESMPGITGLETLAKIKEVNAQIPVVLITKNETENLMDEAIGSQISDYLIKPVNPNQVWLSLKKIIDNRRLVAEKTTTAYQQQFRNLFMALNSNPNYNEWMGIYKELVHWELSLQRSDSPEMREVFQSQKNEANTEFFKYISRHYASWLKPGVKDRPVLSHTLIKDKLMPAVEKGTPTFFVLIDNLRFDQWRTIMPIFLESFRLVEEDTFYSILPTATHYARNAIFSGLMPIEIEKRFPQQWKNDDEEGGKNMFEEEFFKAQLKSMGETSLRTSYTKVLNNQAGLDLVNNVHNLLNNDLNVIVYNFVDMLSHARTEMEVLKELAGDEVSYRSITASWFEHSPLHQALKKIADKNVKIVLATDHGSVRVKTPVKVIGDKQTTTNLRYKHGRNLNYDPKEVLAFREPKDIGLPSPTINSSYIFGGEDVFLCYPNNYNHYVNYYRNTFQHGGVSLEEMIVPVIQMVSR
- a CDS encoding HD domain-containing protein yields the protein MAYVRKIINDPVYGFITIDNPLIFEIISHPYYQRLRRIHQMAFASLVYPGAVHTRLHHSLGAYHLMGLALNELRNKGVEITQEEELGAKIAILLHDIGHGPYSHALERKLIKGVHHEDISMLILGLLNEQFNGQLQTAIEIFSDAHPKPFLHQLVSGQLDVDRMDYLTRDSFFTGVVEGAIGYDRIIKMLTVHNGELMVEEKAIFTVEKFLVSRRLMYWQVYLHKTVMAAEKMLVRIIERANELLANGIELSMASSNLAFFLKEHKPDGKFIKHLEKFAHLDDTDVMCTIKNWCGHFDTVLSRLSKGLVERKLLKIKFASTPFDELVIEALRKDVAGKLNISEAEASYFVFTGEAVNTTYNPADEHINILYKDGTVANISEVDNALIHQRLSTPVKKYYLCYLK